The Clostridium sp. AWRP genome has a window encoding:
- a CDS encoding FAD-dependent oxidoreductase has product MYQKLFSSKNIGSMTVRNRIVMTAMGNHLAEPDGSVSESDIAFYGERAKGGVGLVITECACINLEIGKGNCRQIAVDDDKYIEGLKRMADEIHKYGSVIAVQLYHPGRQGIAVINGNTSMQAPSATECQVVHQPTHEMTKEEIKDTIDRFIQGAKRLQKAGIDAVELHGAHGYMIGQFLSPYTNKRTDEYGGSFENRMRFLDEIIAGVRKECGASYPIIVRYSADECMGYAGYPELGINLDEGVKIAKHLEAQGVDALDVSCGIYETMNTSWEPVGFDQGWKINIPAKIKESVSIPVIGVSVIREPEFAEKILQEEKVDFIGSARQFFADPEWGNKAQEGKEKSIRKCISCLYCMETLMSADMGQAPMACAINYQGGRENQYGDHLLKKDGKGRVVVVIGAGPSGMEAARILAKREFKPIVFEKNSKVGGQIVYASKPPKKEKTAWLIDYQKGKLDELGVEVKTNHAPTIDEIKALNPYAVFVSQGSNPIMPKSIPGLDGEKVYTPVDILSGKVTLKGKKVGVIGSGMTGIETAELLGSQGNKVTVFEMADEIGPGIFFQNLIDVMGRIAEHEIKLYPKHKLVKIDGTTVTVETTNTKETKNFDFDAVVVSLGTASNKELVEEIREVFDKVVLLGDAAKAGRIEAAVGSGYKAAFEL; this is encoded by the coding sequence ATGTATCAAAAATTATTTTCGTCAAAAAATATTGGTTCAATGACTGTGCGAAATAGAATAGTTATGACTGCAATGGGTAACCATTTGGCAGAACCAGATGGAAGTGTTTCAGAATCAGATATAGCATTTTATGGAGAACGAGCAAAAGGTGGAGTAGGGCTTGTAATTACAGAGTGTGCTTGCATCAATTTAGAAATTGGAAAAGGAAATTGCAGGCAGATAGCAGTAGATGATGATAAATACATTGAGGGATTGAAAAGAATGGCAGATGAAATTCATAAATATGGTTCAGTTATAGCTGTTCAACTCTATCATCCAGGCCGCCAGGGTATAGCAGTAATCAATGGAAATACAAGCATGCAAGCACCTAGTGCTACAGAATGCCAGGTGGTTCATCAACCAACTCATGAGATGACAAAAGAAGAAATTAAAGATACAATCGATAGATTTATTCAAGGAGCTAAAAGGCTGCAGAAAGCTGGAATTGACGCAGTTGAACTTCATGGAGCACATGGTTATATGATTGGTCAATTTTTAAGTCCGTATACGAATAAAAGAACTGATGAATATGGTGGAAGTTTTGAAAACCGTATGAGATTTTTAGATGAAATTATTGCAGGAGTTCGTAAGGAATGTGGAGCAAGTTATCCTATTATTGTAAGATATTCTGCAGATGAATGTATGGGTTATGCAGGATATCCGGAATTGGGAATAAATTTAGATGAAGGAGTAAAGATTGCAAAGCATTTAGAGGCACAAGGAGTTGATGCACTTGATGTAAGCTGTGGTATTTATGAAACAATGAATACATCCTGGGAACCAGTTGGCTTTGATCAAGGATGGAAAATTAATATTCCAGCTAAGATTAAAGAGTCAGTTTCTATCCCGGTAATTGGTGTATCTGTAATTCGTGAGCCAGAATTTGCAGAAAAGATTCTTCAAGAAGAAAAAGTAGATTTTATAGGATCAGCTAGGCAGTTCTTTGCTGACCCAGAATGGGGAAATAAAGCACAGGAGGGAAAAGAAAAAAGTATTAGAAAATGTATCTCTTGCTTGTATTGCATGGAAACGTTAATGTCTGCAGATATGGGACAAGCACCTATGGCATGTGCAATTAATTATCAGGGAGGCAGAGAAAATCAATATGGAGACCATTTATTAAAGAAAGATGGTAAGGGACGTGTAGTTGTAGTTATTGGTGCCGGACCATCAGGAATGGAAGCAGCTCGCATATTAGCAAAACGTGAATTCAAGCCAATTGTTTTTGAAAAGAATTCTAAGGTTGGTGGACAAATTGTATATGCTTCTAAGCCTCCTAAAAAGGAAAAAACAGCATGGTTAATTGATTACCAAAAAGGGAAATTGGATGAACTTGGTGTTGAGGTAAAAACAAATCATGCACCAACAATAGATGAAATAAAAGCATTAAATCCCTATGCAGTATTTGTTTCACAAGGATCTAATCCTATAATGCCAAAATCTATTCCAGGACTTGATGGAGAAAAGGTTTATACACCAGTGGATATTTTGAGTGGAAAAGTAACACTTAAAGGTAAAAAGGTTGGTGTTATTGGTTCAGGCATGACAGGAATTGAGACTGCAGAATTATTGGGATCACAAGGCAATAAGGTAACAGTATTTGAAATGGCAGATGAAATAGGACCTGGAATATTTTTTCAAAACCTGATTGATGTTATGGGAAGAATAGCAGAACATGAAATTAAACTATATCCAAAACATAAGTTGGTAAAAATTGATGGAACTACTGTGACAGTAGAAACGACAAATACTAAGGAAACCAAAAATTTTGATTTTGATGCAGTAGTAGTTTCTTTGGGAACAGCATCTAATAAAGAATTGGTAGAAGAAATAAGGGAAGTATTTGACAAGGTTGTATTACTTGGCGATGCGGCAAAGGCAGGGCGTATTGAGGCAGCTGTTGGCAGTGGATATAAAGCAGCATTTGAATTATAA
- a CDS encoding MFS transporter: MENAKSKIKLGIYGIGLLMMGVIGISSSLSTIGAKFPEASQTMIQNLISIPCIVIIPTTIVVGKLMQTISKKNIALAGIIIFLIGGAAPAFMTSFTTILIMRGILGVGIGICQVVSTAIVADNFSGVEQQKVQGTLQASQMAGAAVMVFAGGWLTEVKWNYVFYIHLLAIISLILVAVMVPNTKPEKMTTTGDVQKTKLTSATWGWAIFMFILFISVQVYSISLSFLVTEKNLGTAADSGLGLAFFAIGGIIMGLLYGSLAKITKNCAIAVGCLMLVVAYVVIAFANSMVMCHIGSILVGMAVSAALPGIFINTGMSVDGFSAGMAISVVTCAQNFGQFCCPYIINPISASISSGRGVNFMCFIIGAVVAAVLTILMLAWGIKKNRQVI; this comes from the coding sequence TCACAAACGATGATTCAGAATCTAATTTCAATACCATGTATTGTAATTATACCTACAACTATTGTAGTCGGCAAGCTTATGCAAACGATTTCCAAAAAGAATATTGCATTGGCAGGCATTATAATTTTCCTTATAGGTGGAGCAGCACCTGCATTTATGACATCTTTTACAACTATTTTGATTATGAGAGGGATACTTGGTGTTGGTATAGGCATATGTCAAGTTGTTAGCACTGCCATTGTTGCTGATAATTTTAGCGGAGTTGAACAACAAAAAGTACAGGGTACGTTACAAGCAAGTCAAATGGCAGGAGCGGCTGTTATGGTATTTGCAGGTGGGTGGCTAACAGAAGTGAAATGGAATTATGTATTTTATATACATCTACTTGCAATCATATCACTAATTTTAGTAGCAGTTATGGTGCCAAATACAAAACCAGAAAAAATGACAACAACAGGTGATGTGCAAAAAACAAAACTTACAAGTGCTACATGGGGATGGGCTATATTCATGTTTATATTATTTATAAGTGTACAAGTATATTCTATTTCATTGTCGTTTCTTGTAACAGAAAAAAATCTTGGAACTGCTGCAGATTCAGGGTTAGGGTTAGCATTCTTTGCAATTGGCGGTATTATTATGGGATTGTTATATGGCAGTCTGGCAAAGATAACTAAAAACTGTGCAATTGCAGTTGGATGTTTGATGCTGGTGGTAGCTTATGTAGTCATAGCATTTGCTAACAGTATGGTTATGTGTCATATTGGCAGCATACTTGTTGGTATGGCCGTTTCTGCTGCTTTGCCTGGTATTTTTATCAATACAGGTATGTCTGTAGATGGATTTTCAGCAGGTATGGCAATTTCTGTTGTAACCTGTGCACAAAATTTTGGCCAATTTTGTTGCCCGTATATTATTAATCCAATTTCCGCATCAATTAGCAGTGGCCGCGGTGTAAACTTTATGTGTTTCATCATAGGAGCAGTTGTGGCAGCTGTATTGACTATACTGATGTTGGCTTGGGGTATTAAAAAAAATAGGCAAGTAATTTAA